A stretch of the Aggregatibacter sp. HMT-949 genome encodes the following:
- the hpf gene encoding ribosome hibernation-promoting factor, HPF/YfiA family: MTLNITSKQMEITPAIREHVEGRLAKLEKWHTQLINPHFVLNKVPNGFTVEASIGTPLGNLLATATAEDMYKAINEVEEKLERQLNKLQHKSESRRADERLKDSFE; encoded by the coding sequence ATGACATTAAATATCACCAGCAAACAAATGGAAATCACCCCTGCAATTCGTGAACATGTGGAAGGTCGTTTGGCGAAATTGGAAAAATGGCACACACAATTAATTAATCCGCATTTTGTGCTGAATAAAGTGCCGAACGGTTTTACCGTGGAAGCTTCTATCGGCACGCCGCTTGGCAATTTGCTTGCGACGGCGACCGCGGAAGATATGTACAAAGCGATTAATGAAGTTGAAGAAAAATTAGAGCGCCAGCTCAATAAACTACAACATAAAAGCGAATCACGTCGCGCCGATGAGCGTTTGAAAGATTCTTTTGAATAG
- a CDS encoding LysR family transcriptional regulator — MKPTFLEFRHLKTLLALKETGSVSLAAKRVYLTQSALSHQIKLIEEQFGLPLFERKSNPLRFTAAGERLIRLANEVMPKVIDAERDLTRVKHGDAGQLRIAVECHTCFDWLMPAMDEFRQHWGLVELDIVSGFHTDPVGLLLSHRADWAIVSELEANDEVIFKPLFSYEMVGICSKDHLLAAKEVWEAEDFANETWVTYPVPDDMLDLLRQVLKPKGINPTRRTTELTIAMIQLVASRRGIATVPYWAALPYLEKGYVVARKITQNGLQSNLYAAIRKEDENLAYLEDFYQTVKAQSFSTLPGLSVLDLEK, encoded by the coding sequence ATGAAACCGACTTTTCTTGAATTTCGACACCTTAAAACGCTGCTGGCGTTGAAAGAAACGGGTAGCGTGTCTTTAGCGGCAAAACGGGTTTATCTCACCCAATCCGCACTTTCTCATCAAATTAAATTGATTGAAGAGCAATTTGGTTTGCCATTATTTGAACGCAAAAGTAATCCGCTACGTTTTACCGCAGCCGGCGAGCGTTTAATTCGTCTTGCTAATGAGGTGATGCCGAAAGTGATCGATGCGGAACGCGATTTAACCCGTGTGAAGCATGGCGATGCGGGGCAACTGCGCATTGCGGTGGAATGTCACACTTGTTTTGACTGGCTTATGCCGGCGATGGATGAGTTTCGCCAACATTGGGGGCTGGTGGAATTGGATATTGTGTCCGGTTTTCATACGGATCCCGTTGGCTTGTTGCTTTCCCACCGAGCTGATTGGGCGATTGTGTCGGAATTAGAAGCGAATGATGAGGTGATTTTTAAACCGCTTTTTTCCTATGAAATGGTGGGTATTTGTTCGAAGGATCATTTGCTTGCGGCAAAAGAGGTTTGGGAAGCGGAGGATTTCGCCAATGAAACTTGGGTGACTTATCCGGTGCCGGACGATATGTTGGATTTGTTGCGCCAAGTGTTAAAACCCAAAGGCATTAATCCGACCCGTCGCACTACCGAACTGACCATTGCGATGATTCAATTGGTGGCCAGTCGGCGCGGTATTGCAACTGTGCCTTATTGGGCGGCTTTGCCTTATTTGGAAAAAGGCTATGTGGTGGCACGCAAAATTACTCAAAACGGCTTGCAGAGCAATTTATATGCGGCGATTCGCAAAGAAGACGAAAATTTAGCCTATCTGGAAGATTTTTACCAAACCGTGAAAGCGCAAAGCTTTTCCACCTTGCCGGGATTATCGGTTTTAGATTTAGAGAAGTAG
- the azlC gene encoding azaleucine resistance protein AzlC codes for MDFSLQFSPQYAQRYPVRAAAKAALPYSAPMIAGFLFLGMAYGIYMKALGFGFLYPMLMALLIYAGSVEFIAAAALVAPFSPLSVLLITLMVSGRQIFYAISMLEKYGSWLGRKRGYLISSLVDESFSLNYMAKIPAHLDKGWYMFFVSLYLHLYWVLGAAMGNLFGHILPVDLKGVEFAMTALFLVIFAENWMKEQSHESSLLGLFIAFISLLAAGKEHFLIPTLLGIWLVLTLRRPKLATKLEALK; via the coding sequence ATGGATTTTTCTCTACAATTTTCGCCACAATATGCCCAACGCTATCCCGTTCGCGCGGCAGCCAAAGCTGCGCTTCCTTACAGTGCGCCAATGATTGCCGGATTTTTATTTCTCGGTATGGCGTACGGCATTTATATGAAGGCGCTTGGATTCGGTTTTTTATATCCGATGTTAATGGCGTTGTTAATTTATGCCGGCTCGGTGGAATTTATTGCCGCCGCCGCTTTGGTGGCGCCTTTTTCACCTTTGAGCGTGTTGCTGATTACGTTGATGGTGAGCGGGCGTCAGATTTTTTATGCCATTTCCATGTTGGAAAAATACGGCAGTTGGTTGGGCAGAAAGCGCGGCTATTTAATTAGTTCGCTGGTGGACGAATCCTTTTCGCTTAACTATATGGCGAAAATTCCGGCGCATTTGGACAAAGGTTGGTATATGTTTTTTGTCAGCCTTTATTTGCATCTTTATTGGGTGTTAGGTGCGGCGATGGGCAATCTATTCGGTCATATTTTGCCGGTAGATTTAAAAGGCGTTGAGTTTGCGATGACCGCGCTTTTTTTAGTGATTTTTGCGGAAAATTGGATGAAAGAACAATCTCACGAGAGTTCGTTACTCGGTTTATTTATTGCTTTTATTTCCTTACTGGCGGCCGGCAAAGAACATTTTTTAATTCCGACTTTACTTGGCATTTGGCTTGTTTTGACTTTGCGTCGCCCTAAATTAGCAACGAAATTGGAGGCGCTAAAATGA
- a CDS encoding branched-chain amino acid transporter permease, with amino-acid sequence MTLTEQIVTIGICVLAVQFTRWLPFWVFPANRPIPEYIRYLGKVLPAAMFGMLVVYCYKNLDVLSGYHGLPDFLAGALVLVLHFWRKNMFLSIAAGTIFYMILVQRVFV; translated from the coding sequence ATGACCTTGACCGAACAGATTGTGACTATCGGAATTTGTGTCCTTGCGGTGCAATTTACCCGTTGGTTGCCGTTTTGGGTCTTTCCGGCGAATCGCCCGATTCCGGAATATATTCGCTATCTTGGTAAAGTGTTGCCGGCGGCGATGTTCGGTATGCTGGTGGTGTATTGCTATAAGAATCTGGATGTATTGAGCGGTTATCACGGGTTGCCCGATTTTCTTGCCGGTGCGCTGGTATTGGTTTTACACTTTTGGCGAAAAAATATGTTCTTGTCCATCGCGGCGGGCACGATTTTCTATATGATTTTAGTGCAAAGGGTTTTTGTTTAA
- a CDS encoding AEC family transporter has protein sequence MDIAFLLGGKIIELTLIVLMGYGLVKAKLLKSEDSKPLSIIGLYIISPAVMIEAFQIDYKPEILQGLMLSLGMAVFLHFILIIIGALLKRVLKLDAIEHATAIYSNGGNLIIPIVMSLFGKEWVIYATCFIVVQTFLFWTHLRLIIVGKGNLSLKVMLKNINLWSIFIGVLLFALQIKLPNFINGTLSAVGIFIGPNAMLIAGMLIASIPLRQLISSKRIYLVTALRLLLIPIFLLTVVKLCGFAGWLENGETIALISFLATTSPSAATVTQMALIFGNNAQKASAIYGVTTLLCVFTMPLVIALYQLW, from the coding sequence ATGGACATCGCATTTTTACTTGGCGGCAAAATTATCGAGCTCACACTTATTGTGTTAATGGGCTACGGTTTGGTAAAAGCCAAACTACTCAAATCTGAAGACAGCAAACCGCTTTCCATTATCGGCCTTTACATCATCAGCCCCGCCGTTATGATTGAAGCCTTCCAAATTGACTACAAACCGGAAATTCTGCAAGGCTTAATGCTCTCCCTCGGCATGGCCGTATTTCTACACTTCATCTTAATCATCATCGGCGCCTTGCTAAAACGCGTACTAAAACTCGACGCCATCGAACACGCCACCGCCATTTATTCCAACGGCGGCAATTTAATTATCCCGATTGTCATGTCATTATTCGGTAAAGAATGGGTGATTTACGCCACCTGTTTTATCGTGGTGCAAACCTTTTTATTTTGGACGCATTTGCGCTTAATCATTGTCGGTAAAGGCAATTTAAGTCTGAAAGTAATGTTGAAAAATATTAATTTATGGTCAATTTTTATCGGCGTACTGTTATTTGCTTTGCAAATTAAATTACCGAATTTTATTAACGGCACGCTTTCGGCGGTGGGTATTTTTATCGGCCCGAACGCCATGTTGATTGCCGGTATGCTAATCGCCTCGATCCCATTGCGACAACTCATTTCCTCCAAACGAATCTATCTCGTCACCGCGCTCCGCTTGCTGTTGATTCCGATTTTTTTGTTGACAGTTGTGAAACTTTGCGGCTTTGCCGGCTGGTTAGAAAACGGCGAAACCATTGCCCTCATCAGTTTCCTCGCCACCACCAGCCCATCCGCGGCGACCGTCACCCAAATGGCACTGATTTTCGGCAATAACGCACAAAAAGCCAGTGCAATTTACGGCGTCACCACGCTACTTTGCGTATTTACAATGCCGTTAGTGATTGCCTTGTACCAGTTGTGGTGA